In the genome of Cutibacterium equinum, one region contains:
- a CDS encoding cytochrome P450, whose protein sequence is MTTMSTIRSALGTKVDQAGKLLTDGYLFQERLRASKGRQAGDGCPLDFTFMGKPATLVRGSKGVDLFYDTTRMMREDAMPLPVRGPLFGAGAVHGTDDEVHLARKANFVKVVYDDAQIERFKPIIDDELRKIVQTWGRREGNVYDDTVVAYGRAVLKWAGVPGSDTDLDPWAKRLGQIVEGFGHMPAGHTLAWVNRARCDKWAAGLIERQRSGQITAPEGSALCEWARYRDPDGNLLDAKLAGIELQNSTRPAIAVSRFAAFAARFLVLYPQYRADIAGEVEASGTLVDNEHAIAFAQEVRRLSPFVPMLPAFSREDLEWEGQQIKKGQRVIIDILGTNTDPREWEEPLRFKPERFLGVEDAEAIKAFIPQGGGDVATGHRCPGEKIAVTELAATVSALCQPGINIDPGDLDYDPTMMPTRPRSGGRVRKD, encoded by the coding sequence ATGACCACCATGTCAACTATTCGATCGGCCCTGGGTACGAAGGTCGATCAGGCAGGCAAGTTGCTTACTGACGGCTACCTGTTCCAGGAGAGGCTGCGGGCGTCGAAGGGTCGTCAGGCCGGAGACGGATGCCCCCTCGATTTCACGTTCATGGGCAAGCCGGCCACCTTGGTCCGGGGCAGCAAGGGAGTCGACCTCTTTTACGACACCACGCGCATGATGCGTGAGGATGCCATGCCTCTTCCCGTGCGTGGCCCTCTCTTTGGAGCTGGAGCTGTTCACGGCACTGACGATGAGGTCCATCTGGCCCGTAAGGCCAATTTCGTCAAGGTGGTCTACGACGATGCTCAGATCGAGCGGTTCAAGCCCATCATTGACGACGAGCTGCGCAAGATCGTCCAGACTTGGGGCCGTCGCGAGGGCAACGTCTACGACGACACCGTGGTGGCCTACGGTCGCGCCGTCCTCAAGTGGGCTGGGGTTCCCGGTAGCGACACCGACCTTGACCCGTGGGCCAAGCGTCTCGGCCAGATCGTCGAGGGATTCGGTCACATGCCGGCCGGGCACACGCTGGCCTGGGTGAACCGTGCCCGTTGTGACAAATGGGCTGCCGGTCTCATCGAGAGGCAACGCAGTGGCCAGATCACTGCTCCTGAGGGCTCGGCCCTGTGTGAGTGGGCTCGCTACCGTGACCCGGACGGTAACCTCCTTGACGCCAAGCTGGCCGGTATTGAGTTGCAGAACTCCACCCGTCCCGCCATCGCCGTGAGCCGTTTCGCCGCCTTCGCGGCCCGTTTCCTCGTCCTGTACCCCCAGTACCGGGCAGACATCGCTGGCGAGGTGGAGGCATCGGGAACCCTCGTCGACAACGAACACGCCATTGCCTTCGCTCAGGAGGTACGCCGTTTGAGCCCCTTCGTGCCGATGTTGCCGGCCTTCTCCCGCGAAGACCTTGAGTGGGAAGGCCAGCAGATCAAGAAAGGGCAGCGAGTCATCATCGACATTCTCGGCACGAACACCGACCCGAGGGAGTGGGAGGAGCCGCTGCGCTTTAAGCCGGAGCGTTTCCTGGGTGTTGAGGATGCCGAGGCGATCAAGGCTTTCATCCCGCAAGGCGGTGGAGACGTTGCCACCGGCCACCGCTGCCCAGGCGAGAAGATCGCCGTCACGGAGCTGGCTGCCACCGTCTCGGCCCTGTGCCAGCCCGGAATCAACATCGACCCGGGTGACCTGGATTACGATCCCACGATGATGCCGACGAGGCCGCGCAGTGGTGGCCGTGTGCGCAAGGACTGA
- a CDS encoding heme o synthase yields MRPEAVPADLPTSKDTVSNQTTHVATAPTSQRPDPVTTTVEQSRERPRLSARGVVAAYVALTKPRIIELLLVTTLPVMFLASHGLPKLGLAIATMLGGLLAAASANVFNCVIDADIDEKMRRTRRRPLPRHQVPRRSALIYGVVLGIVATVVLGFGTNWLSAVLALVANLFYVFVYSMLLKRRTWQNTIWGGIAGCFPPLIGWTAVTGHVGWEPLVLFLIIFFWTPPHTWALSFRYREDYKAVGVPMLPVVKEAPEVAIQILVYTVATVATSLVLWPVAHMGWIYGVVAVLAGAVFIVEAIQLLRRAKAGLRDALLKPMRLFHWSNTYLSVLFLSIAIDPLIHL; encoded by the coding sequence CTGCGCCCAGAGGCTGTCCCCGCAGATCTTCCGACTTCGAAGGACACCGTGAGCAACCAGACGACGCACGTGGCGACGGCGCCAACCTCGCAGCGTCCCGACCCTGTCACGACAACGGTGGAGCAGAGCCGGGAACGTCCCCGGCTGTCGGCTCGTGGCGTCGTGGCTGCCTACGTCGCCTTGACCAAGCCTCGCATCATCGAGTTGCTTCTGGTGACGACCCTGCCCGTGATGTTCCTGGCGTCTCACGGATTGCCCAAGCTGGGCCTGGCCATCGCGACGATGCTTGGTGGTTTGCTCGCTGCGGCGAGCGCGAACGTCTTCAACTGCGTCATTGACGCCGACATTGACGAGAAGATGCGCCGTACCCGGCGTCGCCCGTTACCGCGTCACCAGGTGCCGCGTCGCAGCGCCTTGATCTACGGAGTGGTGCTCGGCATTGTGGCCACCGTTGTGTTGGGATTCGGCACGAACTGGTTGTCGGCCGTTCTGGCCCTCGTGGCGAACCTCTTCTACGTCTTCGTGTACTCGATGCTTCTCAAGCGTCGTACCTGGCAGAACACGATCTGGGGCGGTATCGCAGGGTGCTTCCCTCCCCTCATTGGATGGACAGCCGTCACCGGACATGTGGGCTGGGAGCCCCTGGTCCTGTTCCTCATCATCTTCTTCTGGACCCCGCCGCACACCTGGGCGTTGTCCTTCCGCTACCGCGAGGATTACAAGGCCGTCGGCGTGCCGATGCTCCCGGTCGTCAAGGAGGCACCCGAGGTCGCCATACAGATCCTCGTCTACACCGTCGCCACCGTCGCGACCTCCTTGGTGCTGTGGCCGGTAGCCCACATGGGGTGGATCTACGGCGTCGTCGCAGTACTTGCTGGGGCGGTCTTCATCGTCGAGGCCATCCAGTTGTTGCGTCGCGCCAAGGCTGGTCTGCGTGACGCCTTGTTGAAACCGATGCGGCTGTTCCACTGGTCGAACACCTACCTGTCCGTGCTCTTCCTGTCCATCGCGATCGATCCGCTCATTCATCTGTGA